Part of the Bacillus thermozeamaize genome is shown below.
GAGGATACTAATACCAGAAAAATGAATCGCCAATCCCATAAGGAAGAAGATCAAAAGCGCTTACAAGGGAAAGGTTCTTTTCAAGTTCGCATCCAGAATCCAAAAAAGGTGCCCACACTAGCTTGACTCAGACAACGGAGAAATTAAAATTGCATTTCGACAGGGAATCATTAACATATATAGTAAGATGGTCTGATTTTCCTGTAGCCTATTTCCTACAGGTGAGAACAGGAAAGGGGGACGAATTTGCAAACGGATCGCATTTGGCGGGAGACGCTGGATTGGCTGCAGGATGTGCTGGAACGTCCGCTGGCAAGATCATTGAACCGGTTTGCTCACATCAAATTGAAGCATGACGGACAGCTCCCAAACATCAGGAATATTCAACTCTTGACCGAATCGGAAAAAACACGCTTGCTGGCAGAATGGAACAGTCAGACGTCGCTGCATCAATCGGGCCGCTTCGACTGGCTATTGGATTGGGGGCGCAGACATTTAAAGGATGCAGCGCTGCCGGAACGTCCGTTCTCGTCGTTATATGACGAATTGCGGGTCAGGACGGCTGTTTCTTTGGATGAAAGCAAGCGCTTCCAACTTGTATTGGGAGACCTGTCCGGGATCCAATCCTATCTGTTTGCCATTGCGCACATCGGTGAAGGCGGAGTAGCGAAAAGGCTTCGTTCCCGAAGTTTCCATCTGTCGCTTATCGCCAAAACGGCGGCATTGTACATTCTGGATGCCTTGGGACTGTCTTATCGGCACCTGATCATGACGGCTGGCGGCATTTTCATGTTGGCGGTTCGTGAACATGATCAATTGGAACCTGTCCGGCAGGAAATGGAGCGATACTTGTACGCCAGGTATCACGGTTCGTTGCATCTTCACCTTTCATCGCAAGTGGTATCGATTGATCAGTTGGGTTCCATCTCGGACGTCATCGGAAATTTGCACCAGGATATTCAACGTTCGAAGATGCAGCCTGCCGTCCGCCTGTTGAAGGATGAAGAACGTTGGCACGATTCCATCTGGCTTCATGAGCGCAAGTCCGGCGCGTACTGCATCAGTTGCCGGAGGCATCCCGTTCAGGATGCTGCCGCAGATGAGACATTATGCGAATATTGCAGCCAGGATGAGCAGAACGGCCTGATGCTTCCCAAGTCTCAAGCCATGTGGATCGGCCGGAAAATATCGAATGAATCGTTTAACCACGCCGTTCAGGGCAGACACGCCGGTGTCTTGTGGGATCGATACGATGTATGGCTTTTGCGAGATGCGGGATATTTGCCGGAATCGATGAGGAGAGCGGGGTACTGGGAACGATGGGTAGACCGTCCGTATGATCCGTCAGGATCGGATTCCGAATGCTGGATGAGCCATGCTTACATCTCCAATTACATCCCCCAGAAGGACGGGGCGCCGATTCATTTTGAAGGACTTGCCGACATGTCCACGGGCAAAAAGATGCTGGGCATATTCAAAGCCGATGTGGATCGTCTTGGGCTTTTATTGTCATATGGACTGCGGTCCGAGCGTGGTGATTACTCCTTCGCGGAATATTTGAAAGCCTCAAGGCAATTGGAAGATTTCTTCGGTGAACGGTTGACCGTGCAACTGCGCGACCAATTCCCCCATCTCTATACCGTATTTTCCGGCGGCGATGATTTGTTCATCATCGGACCCTGGTCGGAGTTGCCTGACTTCGCCATGTGGCTTCGGCAGGAATTTGAGCAATTTGTTGAAGGCAATCCGGAGGTCACATTGTCGGCAAGTTTGCTGTTCGTTCCGCCGCGGGCTCCCATCGCCACCTTCGCGCGTGAAGCCGACAGGCGATTGGAAGAGGCGAAGGACAAGACCAATCCGTTCAGATCCGCAAAAGAGGGACGCAACCAGGTGGCGATCTGCGGAATTACGGTGGAATGGAATGATTTGCCAACGATATGGGAACGCGCAAAACAATGGACCGAATGGGTGAAAAAGGGCGTTTGCAGCAGCCAGTTCATCCGAAGATTGCTTGAACTGTGGGAATTGCGCGAGACATATGTTCGTGATGGAAAAATTGATGGTTTGCGGTACAATGCGTTGCTGAATTACGCCATTCGGAGGACTGAGAAGCTGCCGATCAAGAATGAATTGGGAGATGAACGCCGGAAGCTGCTGGAATGGGCGGAATCCCTGAGGCGGTTTCCGAATGATGAGGCGGCGCGGGACTGGTATCTCATGCCTGCTGTCTATCGGTTGTTTGCCGCATATCGAGCGAAAGAGGGAGATTCATGAGTCAGGGTTTCAATGGAAATCGCGGGCACCATCATGGTCAGAATCGCTTCGATGGTCGGTCCGGACAAGGCTGGTCAGGAAGAGGCGGCAGAAACGATATTCCGATGACATTGCCGGATGGGTACCTCGCCAACGGTTATTTCGATGAAAAAGGTTATCCCTTCAGGCAATTGTTCATCGATTGGCCGGAAGAACTGGCAACCAAATTCAGACAAGGCAAAATGACGGCTTCCGCTTTGCGCAACTTCTACAATGAAGTCAGAATCATCAATTCAATCGCGGAAGGATTGGAGTTCGAGCAAGTCAGGGAAAGGATCTGGAAGCTTAAGCCGAGTGCACACTATGCTGCCAATCGCAAGGCCGGGAACACGCCCTTTCTGTTCTATCAATTTATCGTAGCCAACCTTCCGCATGCCGAGCAGTCATTGAAGGCTTTCAAAACTTTCGTATCGCATTTCGAATGTGTTGTCGCATTCTTCAAAGAATAGAGGTGTCGTTTCATGACCAAATCTTTGATTGGATATAGTGTTCTTCGCGGCATCATCCGTTGCGAGACGGCGCTGCGCATCGGAGGTTCAAGGGAGACGCTGGAGATCGGCGGACTGGACAACCCAGTCATCAAACATCCAATTACCATGATGCCGTATATTCCGGGATCGTCCTTGAAAGGCAAAATGCGCAGCTTGTTGGAATTGAAGCTTGGGAAAATCGGCAAGAACGGAACGCCGTACAATGGAAAAAAAGATGACGGCACGGAAGATACAGACTGTCCCGTCAGCCGTGTATTCGGCCCGCATCAAAATCCGAGCCACAATTTTGGTCCTACGCGGATTCTGGTGCGTGATGCGCGTCTGACTCCGGAATGGGAGGAACATTTCCGCAAGCGGCGGGAAGAACTTGGAGATTCCTTCCTCGAGTTGAAACAGGAAACGTCCGTTCATCGTGAAATCGGCATTGCTCAACACGGTACTTTACGCACCAACGAGCGGGTACCTGCAGGTACAGAATTCGAATTTGAGATCGTGGTTCGCAACTTCGATTGGTTCCCAAACGAGGCGGAAGAGAATCTAAAGGTCGTGACGGAGGCGATGCGCCTCTTGGAGCAGGATTATTTGGGCGGATCGGGTTCGCGCGGTTACGGAAAGATTGTATTTGATCACGTTACGTTGAACGGAGAGCCGTATGCATTACATTGAGATTGTCATTCGTCCCTTGTCCGACTGGATGACGCCATGGCAGGCCGATACATTGTTCGGACATCTCGCCTGGTCGATTCGATATGAAGAGGGCGAGCAAGCCTTGAAGGAATGGTTTGATGCGTACGATGAAGGCGGTGAGCCGCCCATCATCCTGTCGGACGGGTTTGTCGGCAGATGGCTTCCCCGTCCGATGCTGCCGCCGGTTCGCCGACCGGATAAGCCTTTACTCGAGCTTGAAGAAGCGATCGAAGCGAAGAAGCGCAAATCGCTTCGTTGGATCGACCGGGATGCTTTGATCCAAGGCCGGTATGATGACCTGGATTCGCTGTCTGACAAGGGCGAACCGCGCGAGTCTGTTGTCCACCATAATGTGATCAGCCGTTACAGCCATCGCAGCCTGAATGAGGACGGATTATATGCGGTAGAACAATACGGACTGCCAGAAGAAGAAACAACGATATCCATTTATGCGAGGGTGAAGGATGATCGGGAACTGGAGAGACTCAAGTTCCACATGGAAAGGGCCGGACTGGTCGGATTCGGAAAGCGGAAATCCGTCGGCATGGGCCGATTCGAAGTAGAGGAATATATCGCGCGTGACGCATGGTTCAATCGGCCGGATGCCGATGCCCATATGTGGCTGAGCCATGGCGTTCCGGCTCCGCATGACCCGGTTCATGGCTGTTACCGGATTGATACGAAGTACGGAAAGTTGGGTGACGGATTGGCAACGTCGGGTAATCC
Proteins encoded:
- a CDS encoding type III-A CRISPR-associated protein Cas10/Csm1, yielding MQTDRIWRETLDWLQDVLERPLARSLNRFAHIKLKHDGQLPNIRNIQLLTESEKTRLLAEWNSQTSLHQSGRFDWLLDWGRRHLKDAALPERPFSSLYDELRVRTAVSLDESKRFQLVLGDLSGIQSYLFAIAHIGEGGVAKRLRSRSFHLSLIAKTAALYILDALGLSYRHLIMTAGGIFMLAVREHDQLEPVRQEMERYLYARYHGSLHLHLSSQVVSIDQLGSISDVIGNLHQDIQRSKMQPAVRLLKDEERWHDSIWLHERKSGAYCISCRRHPVQDAAADETLCEYCSQDEQNGLMLPKSQAMWIGRKISNESFNHAVQGRHAGVLWDRYDVWLLRDAGYLPESMRRAGYWERWVDRPYDPSGSDSECWMSHAYISNYIPQKDGAPIHFEGLADMSTGKKMLGIFKADVDRLGLLLSYGLRSERGDYSFAEYLKASRQLEDFFGERLTVQLRDQFPHLYTVFSGGDDLFIIGPWSELPDFAMWLRQEFEQFVEGNPEVTLSASLLFVPPRAPIATFAREADRRLEEAKDKTNPFRSAKEGRNQVAICGITVEWNDLPTIWERAKQWTEWVKKGVCSSQFIRRLLELWELRETYVRDGKIDGLRYNALLNYAIRRTEKLPIKNELGDERRKLLEWAESLRRFPNDEAARDWYLMPAVYRLFAAYRAKEGDS
- a CDS encoding type III-A CRISPR-associated protein Csm2; this encodes MTLPDGYLANGYFDEKGYPFRQLFIDWPEELATKFRQGKMTASALRNFYNEVRIINSIAEGLEFEQVRERIWKLKPSAHYAANRKAGNTPFLFYQFIVANLPHAEQSLKAFKTFVSHFECVVAFFKE
- a CDS encoding type III-A CRISPR-associated RAMP protein Csm3, translated to MTKSLIGYSVLRGIIRCETALRIGGSRETLEIGGLDNPVIKHPITMMPYIPGSSLKGKMRSLLELKLGKIGKNGTPYNGKKDDGTEDTDCPVSRVFGPHQNPSHNFGPTRILVRDARLTPEWEEHFRKRREELGDSFLELKQETSVHREIGIAQHGTLRTNERVPAGTEFEFEIVVRNFDWFPNEAEENLKVVTEAMRLLEQDYLGGSGSRGYGKIVFDHVTLNGEPYALH